A portion of the Calliphora vicina chromosome 5, idCalVici1.1, whole genome shotgun sequence genome contains these proteins:
- the LOC135960999 gene encoding transmembrane protein 186, which yields MSSILALRHLGNALKYTPATKNYGNLLKNHLTLSPATQCMVTKANINNPNTPSTNDDEWRIIYRLPLIRMASAFNRVKVPYGMLNGITIPAVFALEQASQLPPTTAVLVGAVGVTTWCTLAISSLFIRNLIGIIYINDNNDKLKLAYVDYWGKRHDVCVELADVVPEGEKSKASKFDFYQSLCLYSDDKVNYRLLNRFGMIEDPETFASIFGE from the coding sequence ATGTCTTCAATTTTAGCACTCAGACACCTGGGAAATGCATTGAAATACACACCAGCAACCAAAAACTATGGGAATCTGTTAAAAAATCATCTAACACTTTCGCCGGCAACACAATGTATGGTAACAAAAGCTAACATTAATAACCCCAATACTCCTTCCACAAATGACGATGAATGGCGTATTATATATCGCTTGCCCCTAATACGTATGGCCTCAGCCTTCAATCGTGTAAAAGTGCCGTATGGCATGTTAAACGGCATAACCATACCGGCAGTATTTGCCTTGGAACAAGCCTCACAATTACCACCAACCACCGCTGTGCTAGTAGGCGCTGTTGGTGTAACCACCTGGTGTACATTGGCCATAAGTAGTTTATTTATACGCAATCTAATtggtattatttatattaacgataataatgataaattaaaattggccTATGTGGACTATTGGGGTAAGCGTCATGATGTGTGTGTTGAATTAGCTGATGTAGTACCGGAGGGTGAAAAATCGAAAGCGTCTAAATTTGATTTCTATCAATCGCTTTGTTTGTACAGTGATGATAAGGTGAATTATAGATTACTGAATAGATTTGGTATGATTGAAGATCCGGAAACATTTGCCTCGATATTTGGAGAGTAA